One Ranitomeya variabilis isolate aRanVar5 chromosome 5, aRanVar5.hap1, whole genome shotgun sequence DNA window includes the following coding sequences:
- the LOC143774708 gene encoding olfactory receptor 1E16-like, with translation MCEGNQTEVTHFLLLGFNSLYKYKILLFIICLVSYFLILIGNLLIILLVSTNENLNIPMFFFLKHLALADVLTTTTIMPMILNIILLDMIEVPVRSCIIQLYLFFLFGFVQCFLIAIMSYDRYLAICRPMHYNSIMQPHVCLKMVLASWFLMFLFSFEIILVWQLKFCGRNVIDHFFCDFKPMIDLATSDIYLLVLFDFVIAIIGGVTPFTLIIFSYIRIFFTITILPSTGGWKKTFSTCGSHLTTVCIYYGTILMVYMAPSDDSSLNINKFKSLLFIVVTPMMNPIIYSLKNHKIRRNLQQMFKRLKRYD, from the coding sequence atgtgtgaagggAACCAGACAGAAGTTACTCACTTTCTCCTCCTTGGATTTAATAgtctatataaatataaaatacttTTATTTATAATTTGCCTCGTCTCTTACTTCCTTATACTTATTGGAAACCTTCTTATTATACTCTTGGTATCCACCAATGAGAACCTCAATATCCCAATGTTCTTCTTTCTCAAGCATCTAGCATTGGCCGATGTCCTCACAACAACGACCATTATGCCCATGATATTAAATATTATACTATTGGATATGATAGAGGTGCCAGTGAGGTCCTGCATTATCCAACTCTACCTTTTCTTCCTCTTCGGGTTTGTCCAGTGTTTTCTCATTGCTATCATGTCCTATGATCGGTACTTAGCCATTTGCAGGCCAATGCACTACAATTCCATAATGCAACCTCATGTTTGCCTCAAGATGGTTCTTGCCTCCTGGTTCCTTATGTTTCTCTTTTCATTTGAGATCATTTTGGTTTGGCAGCTCAAGTTTTGTGGTCGGAATGTCATTGACCATTTCTTCTGTGACTTCAAACCAATGATTGATTTGGCTACCTCTGATATTTACCTTTTAGTTTTGTTTGATTTTGTTATTGCTATTATTGGGGGTGTCACACCTTTTACTTTAATTATTTTCAGCTATATAAGGATATTCTTCACCATAACAATCCTTCCATCCACCGGTGGATGGAAAAAAACCTTCTCCACCTGCGGCTCCCATCTCACCACTGTATGCATCTACTATGGAACCATCTTGATGGTGTACATGGCGCCATCAGATGACAGTTCATTGAACATTAACAAGTTTAAGTCTCTGCTGTTTATTGTGGTGACTCCAATGATGAATCCAATCATATACAGCCTGAAGAACCATAAGATCAGGAGAAACCTTCAACAAATGTTTAAAAGATTGAAAAGGTATGATTGA